One region of Trichosurus vulpecula isolate mTriVul1 chromosome 1, mTriVul1.pri, whole genome shotgun sequence genomic DNA includes:
- the LOC118833841 gene encoding zinc finger protein 2 homolog gives MGEKPFDCNEWGKAFHQSSLLTQHQRIHSGEKPYMCNQCGKVSHRRAKLTEHQSIYTGDKPHKCNEKKPYECNDCGMVFSQKTNFQVHQRIHTGEEPYKCNKCERAFCQSSDLFKHDRNNSRREKSYGCSECGKVFVWSRSLTLHQKIHNREAQYECHECGKTFCQNAELILHQRIHTGERPYNCNECGKFFRQTAHLAAHQRGHAGEKPYDCKECGKPFRMSSQLIVHQRIHLGEKPYKCSECGNS, from the exons AtgggagagaaaccttttgactGTAATGAATGGGGGAAAGCCTTCCACCAGAGCTCACtacttactcaacatcagagaattcatagtgGAGAAAAACCATACAtgtgtaatcagtgtggaaaggtcTCCCACAGGAGAGCAAAGCTTACTGAACATCAGTCAATTTACACTGGAGATAAGCCTCACAAATGTAATGAAA aaaaaccttatgaatgtaatgactgTGGGATGGTCTTTAGTCAGAAGACAAACTTTCaggtacatcagagaattcatactggagaggaACCATATAAGTGTAACAAATGTGAAAGGGCTTTCTGCCAGAGCTCAGACCTTTTTAAACATGACAGAAATAATTCTAGAAGAGAGAAATCTTATGGATGCAGTGAGTGTGGGAAAGTCTTTGTCTGGAGCAGAAGTCTTACTCTACATCAGAAGATTCACAATAGGGAAGCACAATATGAATGTcatgaatgtgggaagactttCTGCCAGAATGCAGAACTTATTctccatcagagaattcacactggagagagaccCTATAATTGTAATGAGTGCGGGAAATTCTTCCGCCAGACTGCacatcttgctgcacatcagagaggTCAtgctggagagaagccttatgattGTAAGGAATGTGGAAAGCCATTCAGAATGAGCTCACAACTGATTGTCCATCAGAGAATTCATCTTGGTGAAAAACCATATAagtgtagtgaatgtgggaattCTTAA